The genomic segment TCCGGACGGAATCGAAACTCTGAATCTCAAATCCATAGCctctggtatgattcctagtctcTTAACAAAAGATTTGGATATAAACGATGTGTAGCTCCTGAGTCTAGTAACGCAtacgtggctacacctgaatTATATATCCTTCATGCGACAAGACGTACAATCAAATCTGATCGCGTTGaaaattaagaaattttctCCCAGCAATTATtccaaaatcctcgaaaaattacGGATTTACTTCTAATATCCAatcaaaaatctcgaattttaCCTCAAAAATTTCGATAATTACAATTTGGCCCTTAACGTTTCAATTTCTTTACGATTTTGCCCTACAATTggaaaattgcatttttgtcccaaaaatttcgaatttagcCCAATTAAAccttgaaattttcgaaaaattgagAATTTGATCCCAAAAATTCGAAAAACGAAAACAATACTTAAACTTTCGATTCGtgcaattaggtccttaaaCTTTCGGTTATTGCAATATGGTCTTTAAAACCCTTAATCAattcaattcaatccttaagtccacctattagaacatgcaacctaatttattctaggttctCAATCCCAAAATAATTCCCACAACAATCATATAATCCATGCAATCAAGGTGGtaaattaaaattcttaaacataaaGGTTACCGGTGATTAACGTAGAGTCTGGCTCCGCCTCTGCATGCATCACATAGGCCCTGCCAGTCGTGGGACCCCTGTTCTTAGGGCAATCAGCTGCCTTGTAGCCTTATTCTTTGCATACGAAGCATCTAAAGGTGCTCCACATACATTTGCCGTAGTGTAATTTGTTGCACTGCTTGCACGACTGTCCCTCCTTCGGCTTAGGAGCCTCTTGTGCTTGTGGTGGCCGCTGCTGTCTGGGCCTCTTAAACTTTccttggggcttctgctgcccctgatGCCTCGGTGGCCTTGTGAACTGCTTTTTTTGTGGCTGTGAGCTAGACTGGGCCTGATGCCTCTTCCGCTGCATCTCTATATCAATGTCCCTCAGAGCCTGCTACACCTGAAAAGCACAAGCGATGGCCTCGTCATAGCTCACTGGTCTCATCAGCATAACATCCCAGGCATAAGGTGGTTCTCAGACCATCCATGAAATACCTCAGCTTTTGAGCGAcatccctcgcaataagggacacaaagtgacagcccttGTCAAAATTCTTGATAAATTCGGCCACAGTCGAGTCCCCTTGTCGGATACACATGAACTCCCTCGTCAAGAGACCTCTGACATCCACTGGGAAACATCTGGTGTAGAAAATTTCTTTAAACTGACTTCAAGTGAGAGTAGTCAAATCCAGCCCATGAacggctccctcccaccaaagtGATGTGTCATCTCTCAACATGTAAGTGGTGCGCCTGACCCGCTCGTCATCCCTCATCTGCAGATACTGAACGTGTAGCTCCAAAGAGCGAGTCCAACCCTCTGTCACGAAAGGGCCAGTGGTACCCCAAACTCCTTCAGGTTGAGCCGTCTGAATTGATCATATACGCCCAAACTCCTTCAGGTTGAGCCGTCTGAATTGATCATATACGTCTGTCTGGGGTCGAGGATCCATCTGTGCCTGCTCCATCAGTCTAGCAATGCTCTCGAGGACTCAAGTAGCTGCGTCCCCTGGCaggcggtggtggtggtggtagTGAGAGGCCTCTATCGCCTCCTGTAGTATCATCCTGTCGGTTAGTGCTACGGACGCGTCTGAGAGGTatgatatctgaatacagtccaaattctaaacataactcatcatgcaatttaatctacttttcaaaacatttgatccttaaatcatgaaaatagctaaacatgtactgtaaatcactgaaaaagaaaacatgtatcatgtaaacatgAAGGTGATAACAagcaaaacatttaaaacatttaaacttacaaactcgaggcttgaagactgagctgcagaagctggcggtggcacaatcCTTATACAGGACACTTGCTCTGATACGAACTTaaacgtctactacttaaaatactaccaggaaattttttttaaagctaaaTATCGaaatatacatttttatttcaaaaatatatatttataagcatGCATGGAATATCTACCGTTAAtcacataatttaaaaataaaatgtattcAACTACTAGGTAAAAGTATTGCAGCTTAAAAGAGCTCAAATAAACAACATGCAAGTCCTGTCTaaccataaacatataaataataaaatgtaaGTAATATCCATGATCACTCCCAACTAAAAAACAAGATGTGCGGAAAAAAGTATGATACTCGGGTTAacgtgcgcacatccaactcCGCCTACTCAATCTTCGGAACCTCCAATCTCCTCATCAATATGGCTTCACCTGCACCATtcacacctagtaagtctaaagactcaacaccatGAATCGTTAttacaagtacatatacatagcatgcAACactgaaaagtactgtaattaaaaGTACATTTCATGAGCTTCATATCGTAAGCATAAACGTAACATGATAATGCATAAACGTGTTCCTATCGCATCATATCAACAAATACGTATTcacttttctttatttgaattccaTTCATTAGtcgtgactttcgtatcatcgtattagtcgatggatctatctacatATAACCGTGACACCCGACggaggggacatcagcgacagcattacccatccactgagcattggccttacatgtcatcgtattattgtatcatcgtattagtcacaaccaactcccttcTTCCGAAAACATGTCATCGtgttcatcacttataaaaatcatgcatatacgtaaatttttccttaaaatcaagcatgcagcgtttttttcatatttacataaaaaatcatattcGTGATAACATAAACATGTCAAATCGTGTTTAGGGTGCTGCCAGGATTGCTAACTCGACCTGGTGAAAATGATAATTTTGCCTCTGGAAATCCTAATCGACCATTTTACCACTGGAcatcaaaatttcgacccgaaaccaaccaaactccttaaaaatCCTACAAAATAATTATAAGCATTTTCCAAGGGTGACCTCGAACATGTTCCGTAActtatacgattcgttttaaaacttgtaggggtcccgattttaacccgaatcaacacGAACCTTAACCAAACTTTCCAAAACTTTAACCTCCACTTATTATTCACACCCTACCAGCCCCTAATCAACCTAAATCAGACCAATTAGGACCCTCATAAGCCGCTGAAACCTTGCTGGAATTTTCTACGTGTTACAACCTACAAACCCTTAAAGCACTAAATCCTCAAACTTTCGACTTTAAGCCCTACCAACTCGGAATCAGGCCTTGAACCAACCCTTTCTAGCCCACCTCTGGACCCTCCTGGACCGACCTAACCCAAACCCTCAGCCCATGCACGCCGTAAGGCCCAAACACCACGAACCACCCGTGAAGAGACCAACCGAGACCAACCCTCAAACAACTCGCTCGATCGGCTTCATGACCAAGTCCAACAGCGTTCGAGCAATCCTAGACCCCGTCTCTGGCCTACCAGGGTCTGGTTCAAGGCTAGGAACACCCCTTGCAGAGCCGGCTCACCCCAGACTCCCGATCTAGTCACATCCGAGCCCTACAACCAAGAAAGACCGATCGGCTCTCACTAATTTTCGGCCCTCAACCGACTCCAGCCCCTTGACACCTTATTCCTCGACGTGTACAGGCCCCTAGGATCATGACTCGGCAGCCCCTTACACGAACACAAAGAATACTTGAGTTACATGATAATCAAAAGCATTTTTTTGTAACAACCAATTCAATATAAAAGATGCAAGCAATCctcatgcaaacacacacaacaTATATATAGCGTAAATAATGAGAAAAAGGGATACATGACGTACCTTAGCGATTATGTGCtcgaaaacttaaaaatatgcgCTTATGACTCGTAATAGGGAGGCGGGaaatgatttttctttgaaaacttGTGAGAAATTGGAAGCCAGGCAGCTGAAAATTTCGAATGGGAGGATGATGCTGCTAGGGAAGGGGCGGCCGTGTATTGGAGTGTATAGGGTTAGGGTTTTAAATGGGGATGAAGTGATATAATTAGGCACTAATAAGCTTTAATATTAAAGGGGTAGAAAGGATTTTAAGCCcattaagaaataaaataatctcCAAAACactttcgaaaaatatttcgtttagatacgtttttgaaaatattgttctaACCCTCAAAAAATCTTCTCACTCGTTAAAATTTatgtaccgattaaaaatatgacatgacgagtaaaaatatccaactAAGACCTATTTTCAAAATCATACTTAAtcacaatatatattaaataattaaaaataattatttaataaaatattttcttgattatCCTCGGTCTACATTCCTCGTTCTAGTGCGAAATACAACTTAAAGCCAAAATGCatgaaatattaataaaaaatgaaatgacatatataatcatgcaataataatgcatttaaagctttaaaataattaaacactgATTTTAGCAAAAACCCTTCAGgctacgtagttcgaatttacAAGACCTTACATAAATAATGGTTGAAATTGATGCTGAGGAACAGGTAAATGTATGTATAGCTAACAGAGATGGCAAACTGAAATCATTGACATATTATTCAAGCCACGTGAAATATTCAAAATCAACAGTTGAGTTCTGCTCAGAATGAGCATCACCAAACGTTAGAACACATACACATACATTGCTTAAGCAAAAGTAGCGGACATCTCAGGAACTTTGTCGTTACAAAGCATGAGATGATATAGGTCAAAACATTGATCCTCATTTCTTAGTTCCAGTTCCAAGTTGAATCCATCAACGGCATTGTGATATGATCAAAACTGACTAATGGAGTGGCCTATGCCCAAAATGTTTCGGTCTTGATTTCCTGCAAATATTATAATTCACCATGCAAAAACCAATTAGAggataaaattcatcattttcgGAGATAACACGATGGCACGACTTGATATATAATCATCCGTTTCTTTGTCGGGACATTTTCTCACTAAATTTCTCCCTTTGTCTCTGGTGTACGTCTTTGGTTTTCTCCCCCACAACTGATTGATAACTTGTCACAGTCCTCCATACTAAATCTTGATCGAATCTTAATTTTGAATAATGAATTTACCAGAGTTCAACTCATTCACAAACCCTGAACCATAATTTCACTCAACCACACCAACTTGAGTTTCCAACTTAGAATAAGAACAGCCCAATATATTTCTTCCTGAACGATGAATAAGTTTTAATCTCTTGACCATCCTCAAGAATAGCCATCTTGTAGATATAGCGAACAAAGATAAGTTCCTAACATAGTCCTTCACAAGGTTAATCGTTTCTTGATCCAGTAAAAACCCAGAAAAAGTAAGACAAGGACCCACGGTTCTTCCCCAAAATGCCTCTACACCATAAAAAATTCTAAGATATACAGCGATCAGAATATCCACAACATGCATTTTCTTGTTAACATCATATAAGCGCCATATAGGTCAGATGACAAGTAATTGACAGTCTTGTTGTTTGTCCATATGCAATTATTCTTGCAATGGTTTTCGTTGCCGTTCGTTTCGAAAGAGAGCTGCGCGGAACATACCTACAACTGAATCATTCCAAGCCATTTACCATGGAGCCTAAATTACTCCTACAGAAGAGTATTCCCCTATAACCAGTTTGAACCACATCACAACTGAAAATATCCCCCCCACCCCATTCCCTCCCCCGTCCCCTCGCATTGTAGATATTGTGAAAGTTATGTAGCAGTTTCCAACCCTGAATCAGGATTGATCTCTGCAAGTGTAACCTTAATTGGTTTCCAACCTGACTGATTATTAAATATAATCCATTTCTTGATATTGATTACCATGTGCAAGATCTGGAGTATTTCACCCAGAGAAAGGTCATTTAAGCACATCTTTTTAATAATTGTTGCCGCCTCGTACCTAACCAGAAATATAAGAACACTGAGATCGTGAAGTTGAATTGATTTAGGAATAAGTAACTCAGAGAAATAGATGATATACCAATCAGAAAATTGCCAAAAAGTTGCCATGAAATTCATTATGGAGTCAAGGAAAATAATGTACCTGCATTGAGTATCTAATACTGCACATCTCCCTGTTGAGGATGAAAGAAATTTCTGGATTTCATCCCATGTTGTTTTAGGATAATGTTTTGTATTACCACCCACAGGGTTCACGCATTGCCacagttttttgttttttccaaCATATAACTGCAGGTTACCTAATTGCTGCAGTATTACCAACTGCTGCTCAAGGGCACATGCTAAAGCTTTCTTAACGTCAGTTTGACGATGTCGAGGGTCTCCATATCTAATGCAATCAGTGATATTTTCCTCAGTGGGCATAATTTTCTCATCTTTAAGGGTGTCTAAAGCAAGTAGGACTACTCCAATTAGACTTTGTATATGTTTGGAAGGTTTGGGGCATCCTGAGGTTCCCTGCACCACATTACTACCTGTGATATTGGTGATTCCAGATGTAGATGTCAATGGTGGTGGAATCTCTTGACTAGCATGTGGGAACCTGCTGGTCTGTGCTTTCTTTTGCCCATTATTTCCTGTTTGAGAACCATTTGGGTTAATGCGGTTGGGAGACTCGACGAAAGATTGTTTTCTATCTCCTCCATTGTTTGGTTGTGTTGCAGGAGCAAGGTTATTACTTAAAATCTCAGAAATGCTCAGATTCGCGACATCAGGCATATTTTTAGAAGGGCCTGAGGCCAAATTTGGTGACTCGGGCCGTTGAGACATTATATTAGGAGGGTACCAATGCTGATTAGTAGTCGAGGTAACAGGCGGTAATAAAGGTTCAACTGGAAGACTATTTGCCCTAGCCGAATGAAGTTGATTCTGATGAAAGACGTGTGGGTGAATAATATTGGACCAAGAAGAATCAAAGTTACCAGGTGTAAAAGTGGGTCCTGGTCCACCAATGGAAAGTTTCGGATTATAAGGACCAGAGAAATCCTGGGGAGCACTGAAAGGCTTAGGGCGCTcatatgtaatttgaataaaGCTGGGATCTTTATAATCTTCTTCAGTCCCGGACATAGAACTCGAGGTTCTTGGCATACTAGGTTGACTGATATTTCTACGAGTTGGTTTTCCTTTGTTCTTTACATCGGTTCCTCTTCCCGTATTTGAGAACTTCGTATTTCCCAAATGGGGACTTTCATGGAAAGAATCCATGTGTTGGTGTGCCTGAACGGAATCGGTCAACGAGGAGGAGTCAGAGCTAGATACACACTCATAACTGTTATTTACAAATTGGGCGGATTCACTCTTTGTAAGTGCCGGCCCTCCGGCAGATAGGCTGGTCCATAGCCAAACACTCTTCGCAGCAGTAACAAGGGCCGCGGAAGCTTTTTGTGGCTGCGCTAGAAGAATATTATACCGACGCATCCGCAATTGATGAAGAGCATTTGAGAAATCTCGGTCTCCAGAGATCAGTAAATAATTTGCCGGAGCTGGATTATCAACGGCCCAAAACAACATATCCACCAGGATTTTCTTGTCACTGGCGTCTTTAACACCTGATGACATAGATTTAATCAATTTGGTGAACATCAAACTAAATTCGGAGCCGATCGACCAAATTAACAGCACAAAAGCCAAATTATTGAGTATCTAAACCCATAACAGAGAGATCCGtccaaaaaaaatccaaatcaAATTCGTTCTCAAAAAATCTCACAGATTAGGACAAACAAATACCAGCGGGGACGTGATTAAGCGCTATGCCGGTGCTGTTAAGCGCTTGCTGAACGGATGGCGAGATCCTGGTGGTGTCCCCGTAGGCAGAAATCGAAACTGGCCCGCAGTAATTGATCTTCACAAGCGCCGAACTTATGTTCTGTGCGATCATATGCGGATCGCAGACCTTGGGGACTTGACAGTTCTCTATGTCCCACCAC from the Primulina tabacum isolate GXHZ01 chromosome 8, ASM2559414v2, whole genome shotgun sequence genome contains:
- the LOC142553919 gene encoding uncharacterized protein LOC142553919 isoform X2 gives rise to the protein MGGGGAQSQSPATAEEQYVKAKISVWWDIENCQVPKVCDPHMIAQNISSALVKINYCGPVSISAYGDTTRISPSVQQALNSTGIALNHVPAGVKDASDKKILVDMLFWAVDNPAPANYLLISGDRDFSNALHQLRMRRYNILLAQPQKASAALVTAAKSVWLWTSLSAGGPALTKSESAQFVNNSYECVSSSDSSSLTDSVQAHQHMDSFHESPHLGNTKFSNTGRGTDVKNKGKPTRRNISQPSMPRTSSSMSGTEEDYKDPSFIQITYERPKPFSAPQDFSGPYNPKLSIGGPGPTFTPGNFDSSWSNIIHPHVFHQNQLHSARANSLPVEPLLPPVTSTTNQHWYPPNIMSQRPESPNLASGPSKNMPDVANLSISEILSNNLAPATQPNNGGDRKQSFVESPNRINPNGSQTGNNGQKKAQTSRFPHASQEIPPPLTSTSGITNITGSNVVQGTSGCPKPSKHIQSLIGVVLLALDTLKDEKIMPTEENITDCIRYGDPRHRQTDVKKALACALEQQLVILQQLGNLQLYVGKNKKLWQCVNPVGGNTKHYPKTTWDEIQKFLSSSTGRCAVLDTQCRKSRPKHFGHRPLH
- the LOC142553919 gene encoding uncharacterized protein LOC142553919 isoform X1 yields the protein MGGGGAQSQSPATAEEQYVKAKISVWWDIENCQVPKVCDPHMIAQNISSALVKINYCGPVSISAYGDTTRISPSVQQALNSTGIALNHVPAGVKDASDKKILVDMLFWAVDNPAPANYLLISGDRDFSNALHQLRMRRYNILLAQPQKASAALVTAAKSVWLWTSLSAGGPALTKSESAQFVNNSYECVSSSDSSSLTDSVQAHQHMDSFHESPHLGNTKFSNTGRGTDVKNKGKPTRRNISQPSMPRTSSSMSGTEEDYKDPSFIQITYERPKPFSAPQDFSGPYNPKLSIGGPGPTFTPGNFDSSWSNIIHPHVFHQNQLHSARANSLPVEPLLPPVTSTTNQHWYPPNIMSQRPESPNLASGPSKNMPDVANLSISEILSNNLAPATQPNNGGDRKQSFVESPNRINPNGSQTGNNGQKKAQTSRFPHASQEIPPPLTSTSGITNITGSNVVQGTSGCPKPSKHIQSLIGVVLLALDTLKDEKIMPTEENITDCIRYGDPRHRQTDVKKALACALEQQLVILQQLGNLQLYVGKNKKLWQCVNPVGGNTKHYPKTTWDEIQKFLSSSTGRCAVLDTQCRYEAATIIKKMCLNDLSLGEILQILHMVINIKKWIIFNNQSGWKPIKVTLAEINPDSGLETAT